From the Thermus tengchongensis genome, one window contains:
- a CDS encoding PaaI family thioesterase, translating to MDRTALAQKVLKAQPFSQHLGMELLSAGEEEVELALPVRPEFYQHLGVVQGGVIAALLDNALTFAGGMVFGPEVLTVEFKVNFLRPAKGQRLLARGRVVQAGKRLAVVQGEVYSEEPEPKLVALGQGTIAKV from the coding sequence ATGGACCGGACCGCTTTGGCGCAAAAGGTGCTCAAAGCCCAGCCCTTCAGCCAGCACCTGGGGATGGAGCTCCTCTCGGCTGGGGAAGAAGAGGTGGAGCTTGCCCTCCCGGTGCGCCCCGAGTTTTACCAGCACCTGGGGGTGGTGCAGGGCGGGGTAATCGCCGCCCTTTTGGACAACGCCCTCACCTTCGCCGGGGGCATGGTGTTTGGGCCCGAGGTCCTCACCGTGGAGTTCAAGGTGAACTTTCTCCGCCCCGCCAAAGGCCAGCGGCTTTTGGCCCGTGGGCGGGTGGTCCAAGCGGGCAAGCGCCTGGCCGTGGTCCAGGGCGAGGTCTACAGCGAGGAACCCGAGCCCAAGCTGGTGGCCTTGGGCCAAGGCACCATCGCCAAGGTTTAG
- a CDS encoding NADH-quinone oxidoreductase subunit 15 has translation MGPSHERELYEAWVELLSWMREYAREKGVRFEKEADFPDFIYRMERPYDLPTTIMTASLSDALGEPFLLADVSPRHAKLKRIGIRLPRAHIHLHAHYEPGKGLVTGKIPLTKARFFALADRAREALAFA, from the coding sequence ATGGGCCCTTCGCACGAACGGGAACTCTACGAGGCCTGGGTGGAGCTCCTTTCCTGGATGCGGGAGTATGCCCGGGAGAAAGGGGTTCGGTTTGAAAAGGAGGCGGACTTCCCCGACTTCATCTACCGCATGGAGCGCCCCTACGACCTGCCCACCACCATCATGACCGCTTCCCTTTCCGATGCCCTGGGGGAGCCCTTCCTCCTTGCGGATGTCTCTCCCCGGCACGCCAAGCTGAAGCGCATCGGCATCCGCCTTCCCCGGGCCCACATCCACCTGCACGCCCACTACGAGCCCGGCAAAGGTCTGGTCACCGGCAAAATCCCCCTCACCAAGGCGCGCTTCTTCGCCCTGGCCGACCGGGCCCGCGAGGCCTTGGCCTTCGCCTAA
- a CDS encoding radical SAM protein, with amino-acid sequence MELLRPEATVLSLGNRVLSFDREGRPYHYFRQGLTYKRALDGTLHLRYREGERRRRRLAEAEALEVYREILDIAEAHLKDSGRREEVLRWTPEALSDPTPYRRAYTWPVSILPPDAYLSVVLQATTGCTWNRCAFCSFYQDRPFQKRSPGAFREHVERVLELLGRGRLLRRGVFLGDGNALALGEPLLPLLEEVRQTFPGEPILGFLDLFTGLKKEVSWWLRLWELGLRRVYIGLETGHAPLLALLNKPGHPREALSLVRSLKEAGLSLGVILMVGAGGVAYAEAHRRESLALMAELPLGKEDVIYLSPFQVEPRTPYAALGLEPLSQVEEELAAWASALRRMRLRVARYDIREFLY; translated from the coding sequence GTGGAGCTTTTGCGCCCGGAAGCCACGGTCCTCTCCCTGGGGAACAGGGTCCTTTCCTTCGATCGGGAGGGACGGCCCTACCACTACTTCCGCCAGGGGCTCACCTACAAGAGGGCCTTGGACGGAACCCTGCACCTGCGCTACCGGGAGGGGGAGAGGAGGAGGCGACGCCTGGCGGAGGCGGAGGCCCTGGAGGTCTACCGTGAGATCCTGGACATAGCGGAGGCCCATCTCAAGGATTCTGGGCGCCGGGAGGAGGTACTTCGCTGGACCCCGGAGGCCCTTTCCGACCCCACCCCTTATCGCCGGGCTTACACCTGGCCCGTGAGCATTCTCCCTCCGGATGCCTACCTTTCCGTGGTCCTCCAGGCCACCACGGGCTGCACCTGGAACCGGTGCGCCTTCTGTTCCTTCTACCAGGATCGCCCCTTCCAGAAGCGAAGCCCGGGGGCTTTCCGGGAGCATGTGGAACGGGTTTTGGAACTCCTGGGAAGGGGGAGGCTCTTAAGGCGGGGGGTGTTCCTGGGGGATGGCAACGCCCTGGCCTTGGGCGAGCCTCTTCTCCCCCTTCTGGAAGAGGTCCGCCAGACCTTTCCTGGGGAACCCATCCTGGGTTTTTTGGACCTCTTCACCGGGCTTAAGAAGGAGGTTTCTTGGTGGTTAAGGCTTTGGGAGCTGGGACTTAGGAGGGTCTATATCGGACTGGAGACGGGGCACGCTCCCCTCTTGGCCCTCCTCAACAAGCCTGGGCACCCAAGGGAGGCCCTGTCCTTGGTGCGGAGCCTCAAGGAGGCCGGGCTTTCCTTAGGGGTGATCCTAATGGTGGGGGCTGGGGGCGTGGCCTACGCGGAGGCCCACCGCCGGGAAAGCCTGGCCCTCATGGCTGAGCTCCCTTTGGGCAAGGAGGATGTAATCTACTTATCCCCTTTCCAGGTGGAACCGCGTACCCCTTATGCCGCCCTGGGTTTGGAGCCCCTTTCCCAAGTGGAGGAGGAGCTGGCTGCTTGGGCCTCAGCCTTGCGCCGGATGCGGCTAAGGGTGGCCCGGTACGATATCCGGGAGTTCCTTTACTAA
- a CDS encoding phosphotransferase: MVLSALKGLLSPDTLSRLTPLGGFEARVYTDGERVYKVYRPGEAHLAALEAERMARAGLGSFVLGVAQVEGQGVLVIRHFPGRPFSPEAFTPKALAALSHLFLSLHRLPEPGYVEREELLERLERFAESLGSVPEALSLIKALMRETTWVAGVEKRFCHRDAWAGNLLLKTQEHRSHDDPEVLLVDWVRSGGDDPARDLALLKTGSLDLLGERAAREALFRLVQFYPKEVRERLAFYVPLTYLHDLHWFRTKNPEGFLEALADKLPRALSFFQDCFPLGNRAC, encoded by the coding sequence GTGGTGCTCTCGGCCCTGAAGGGCCTTCTCTCTCCTGATACCCTTTCTCGCCTCACCCCCCTGGGCGGCTTTGAAGCCCGGGTGTACACGGATGGGGAAAGGGTCTACAAGGTATACCGGCCTGGCGAGGCCCACCTGGCGGCCCTCGAGGCCGAGAGGATGGCCCGCGCTGGCCTGGGAAGCTTCGTCCTGGGGGTGGCCCAGGTGGAGGGGCAAGGGGTCCTGGTCATCCGCCATTTTCCCGGAAGGCCCTTCAGCCCCGAAGCCTTCACCCCCAAGGCCCTCGCCGCCCTCTCCCACCTCTTCCTCTCCCTCCACCGCCTCCCCGAGCCGGGGTACGTGGAACGGGAAGAGCTTTTGGAGAGGCTAGAGCGCTTCGCTGAAAGCCTGGGCTCCGTGCCCGAGGCCTTGAGCCTCATCAAGGCCCTTATGCGGGAGACCACCTGGGTGGCGGGGGTGGAGAAGCGCTTCTGTCATCGGGACGCCTGGGCGGGGAACCTCCTCCTTAAGACCCAGGAACACCGCTCCCATGACGACCCCGAGGTGCTCCTGGTGGACTGGGTCCGCTCCGGAGGCGACGATCCCGCCCGGGACCTGGCCCTCCTCAAGACGGGAAGCCTGGACCTCTTGGGGGAAAGGGCAGCCCGGGAAGCCCTTTTCCGCCTGGTGCAGTTTTACCCCAAAGAGGTGCGGGAGCGCCTGGCCTTTTACGTGCCCCTCACCTACCTCCACGACCTCCACTGGTTCCGCACGAAAAATCCTGAGGGCTTCCTCGAGGCCCTGGCGGACAAGCTCCCCCGGGCCCTGAGCTTCTTCCAAGACTGCTTTCCCCTGGGAAACCGGGCGTGTTAG
- the upp gene encoding uracil phosphoribosyltransferase, which translates to MRITLVDHPLVQHKLAHLRDKRTGAKDFRELAEEISLLMAYEAMRDLELTETTVETPVAPARVKVLSGKKLALVAILRAGLVMVEGILKLVPHARVGHIGLYRDPESLKPVQYYAKLPPDIPERRVFLLDPMLATGGSASHALTLLKEKGATGIKLMCLIAAPEGLERIAQDHPDTEVVAAAIDERLNEHGYIVPGLGDAGDRIYGTR; encoded by the coding sequence ATGAGGATCACCCTGGTGGACCATCCCTTGGTCCAGCACAAGCTGGCCCACCTCCGGGATAAACGCACGGGCGCCAAGGACTTTCGCGAGCTAGCGGAGGAGATATCCCTCCTCATGGCCTACGAGGCCATGAGGGACCTAGAGCTTACCGAAACCACCGTGGAAACCCCCGTGGCCCCAGCCCGGGTCAAGGTGCTTTCCGGCAAGAAGCTGGCCCTGGTGGCCATCCTGCGGGCTGGATTGGTCATGGTGGAGGGCATCCTCAAGCTGGTGCCCCACGCCCGGGTGGGGCACATCGGCCTCTACCGGGATCCCGAGTCCCTAAAGCCCGTTCAGTACTACGCCAAGCTACCCCCGGATATCCCCGAGCGCCGGGTCTTCCTCCTGGATCCCATGCTGGCCACGGGCGGAAGCGCCAGCCACGCCCTTACCCTCCTTAAGGAAAAGGGGGCCACGGGGATCAAGCTCATGTGCCTCATCGCCGCCCCCGAGGGCCTGGAGCGCATCGCCCAGGACCACCCCGACACCGAGGTGGTGGCGGCGGCCATCGATGAGCGCCTAAACGAGCACGGCTACATCGTCCCCGGCCTAGGCGACGCGGGGGACCGCATCTACGGGACGAGATGA
- a CDS encoding MraY family glycosyltransferase, whose translation MTELLKRIGVAEPTGTGWLTVAFAFLVALFFTWRFLPQVRRFALKVGWADMPNERRLNREPLPNAGGLAVYAGVVLALVVAAFLRPILVEQVLIQILAILLGGAWLVLVGFIDDQFGLPPLFRLFVQTLAALLLMAVGVRFEAAFGTPLDPVLGFFLTWLWVVGITNALNLMDGLDGLAGGIAYISAMSLLFVSAQFPFWAAGTLVLAALAGASLGFLRHNLHPSRIILGDAGAYFLGYTLAATALLGNLKLTTFLGLLPPALFLLLPILDTTQVVVRRLLRGQNPLSTPGKDHIHHRLLARGLSQRRVAFLLWGLALLFNLLAMAYLGMPKEAILASLFATVSGLGWVTYRRLRAVWRGAE comes from the coding sequence ATGACGGAGCTTCTCAAGCGCATCGGCGTGGCCGAGCCCACGGGCACGGGCTGGCTCACCGTGGCCTTCGCCTTCCTGGTGGCCCTTTTCTTCACTTGGCGGTTCCTGCCCCAGGTGCGCCGCTTCGCCCTCAAGGTGGGCTGGGCGGACATGCCCAACGAAAGGCGCCTCAACCGGGAGCCCCTACCCAACGCTGGGGGCCTAGCGGTCTACGCCGGGGTGGTGCTGGCCCTGGTGGTGGCCGCCTTCCTAAGGCCCATCCTGGTGGAACAGGTGCTTATCCAAATCCTCGCCATCCTCTTGGGAGGAGCTTGGCTGGTGCTGGTGGGCTTCATCGACGATCAGTTCGGCCTTCCCCCCCTCTTCCGCCTCTTCGTGCAAACCCTGGCCGCCCTCCTGCTCATGGCGGTGGGGGTGCGGTTCGAGGCCGCCTTCGGCACCCCCCTGGATCCCGTCTTGGGATTTTTCCTCACCTGGCTCTGGGTGGTGGGGATTACCAACGCCCTGAACCTCATGGACGGACTGGACGGCCTGGCGGGGGGCATCGCCTACATCAGCGCCATGAGCCTCCTCTTCGTGAGCGCCCAGTTCCCCTTCTGGGCCGCAGGCACCTTGGTCCTGGCGGCCTTGGCGGGGGCCTCCTTGGGCTTTTTGCGCCACAACCTGCACCCGAGCCGCATCATCCTGGGGGACGCGGGGGCTTACTTCCTGGGCTACACCCTGGCGGCCACGGCGCTTCTCGGCAACCTGAAGCTCACCACCTTTTTGGGCCTCCTGCCCCCGGCCCTCTTTCTCCTTCTCCCCATCCTGGACACCACCCAGGTGGTGGTGCGAAGGCTATTACGGGGGCAAAACCCCCTTTCCACCCCCGGCAAGGACCACATCCACCACCGCCTCCTGGCCCGGGGGCTCTCCCAGAGGCGGGTGGCCTTCCTCCTGTGGGGGCTCGCCCTCCTCTTCAACCTTCTGGCCATGGCCTACCTGGGCATGCCCAAGGAGGCCATCCTGGCAAGCCTTTTCGCCACGGTTTCCGGCCTAGGATGGGTGACCTACCGCCGCCTCAGGGCCGTTTGGAGGGGGGCAGAATAG
- the wecB gene encoding non-hydrolyzing UDP-N-acetylglucosamine 2-epimerase has translation MKRVVLAFGTRPEATKMAPVYLALKEHPHIKPLVLLTGQHREQLRQALGLFGIQEDRNLDVMQERQALPDLAARILPQAARALEEMRADYVLVHGDTLSTFAVAWAAFLVGLPVGHVEAGLRSGNLKEPFPEEANRRLTDALTDLDFAPTPLAKENLLREGKKAETILVTGQTGVDAVLLAARLGQLPEGLPPGPYVTVTMHRRENWPILPELARALKRVAEAFPHLTFVYPVHLNPVVREAVFPVLKGVRNFVLLDPLEYGPMAALMRESLLLVTDSGGLQEEGAALGVPVVVLRNVTERPEGLEAGILRLAGTEPERVYRTVKGLLENPQELERMRQAKNPYGDGKAGMRVAQGVAWRLGLGPRPEDWVP, from the coding sequence ATGAAGCGGGTGGTCCTAGCCTTCGGCACCCGGCCTGAGGCCACCAAGATGGCCCCGGTCTACCTGGCTTTGAAGGAGCACCCCCACATTAAGCCCCTCGTCCTCCTCACCGGACAGCATCGGGAGCAGCTTCGGCAGGCCCTGGGGCTATTCGGCATCCAAGAGGACCGGAACCTGGACGTGATGCAAGAGCGCCAGGCCTTGCCGGACCTGGCGGCCCGCATCCTGCCCCAGGCGGCCAGGGCCCTCGAGGAGATGCGGGCGGACTACGTGCTGGTCCACGGGGACACCCTCAGCACCTTCGCCGTAGCTTGGGCCGCCTTTCTGGTGGGGCTTCCCGTGGGGCACGTGGAGGCCGGCTTAAGGAGCGGTAACCTCAAGGAACCCTTCCCCGAGGAGGCCAACCGCCGCCTCACCGACGCGCTCACCGACCTGGACTTCGCCCCCACCCCTCTGGCCAAGGAGAACCTCCTAAGGGAGGGCAAGAAGGCGGAGACCATCCTGGTCACCGGCCAGACGGGGGTGGATGCCGTGCTCCTGGCCGCCCGGCTGGGCCAGCTTCCCGAGGGGCTTCCCCCTGGCCCCTACGTGACCGTCACCATGCACCGGCGGGAGAACTGGCCCATCCTCCCCGAGCTGGCCCGGGCCCTCAAGCGGGTGGCCGAGGCCTTTCCCCACCTCACCTTCGTCTACCCCGTGCACCTGAACCCCGTGGTGCGGGAGGCGGTCTTTCCCGTGCTCAAGGGGGTGAGGAACTTCGTCCTCCTGGACCCCCTCGAGTACGGGCCCATGGCCGCCCTGATGCGGGAAAGCCTCCTCCTCGTTACCGATTCCGGGGGGCTCCAGGAGGAAGGAGCGGCCCTGGGGGTGCCGGTGGTGGTGCTCAGGAACGTCACGGAAAGGCCGGAAGGCCTCGAGGCGGGCATCCTGAGGCTGGCGGGCACCGAACCCGAAAGGGTTTACCGCACGGTGAAGGGGCTACTGGAAAACCCCCAAGAGCTTGAGCGCATGCGCCAGGCCAAGAACCCCTACGGGGATGGGAAGGCGGGGATGCGGGTGGCCCAGGGAGTGGCCTGGCGACTCGGCCTGGGGCCTAGGCCGGAGGACTGGGTTCCTTAG
- a CDS encoding MFS transporter produces the protein MLALALLKDPFYRPYWLALFTSQMGTWMQAAAQGWLVLLLTGSAERLGLVVALQFLPSLLLSLPAGVLADRYPKRALLLLTQGGMMLLALLMALLILTGLVDYAHVLLFAFLYGALNAMDLPVRQSFTVELAGRERYPGAIALNSFGFNLSRLLGPALAGLLIALFGVGVAYLANALSFLPLLLVLQRLPGGPAGEGGDGRFWRQAGEGVRFVLDHPLVRRVVGLVLFATLLGMNFQTLVPAYARLVLGMEAAGYGLLLSSVGMGALGAALVMAFTGRPKPVRLLLGVFLLALAHLGLFLPYPGLAPLFLALGGFGMISVLINANTLVQLAVPDRLRGRVMAVYSLVMLGTGPLGAYLTGLLFELLGGRLAALVLGGAVLMVGLYQLRPWPKEPSPPA, from the coding sequence GTGCTGGCCCTGGCCCTCCTCAAGGACCCCTTCTACCGCCCCTACTGGCTGGCCCTCTTCACCTCCCAGATGGGCACCTGGATGCAGGCCGCGGCCCAGGGGTGGCTGGTCCTCCTCCTCACGGGGAGCGCCGAGCGGCTTGGGCTGGTGGTGGCCCTGCAGTTCCTGCCCTCCTTGCTCCTCTCCCTCCCCGCGGGGGTGCTGGCCGACCGCTACCCCAAGCGGGCCCTCCTCCTCCTCACCCAAGGGGGGATGATGCTTTTGGCCCTCCTCATGGCCCTCCTCATCCTCACCGGGCTGGTGGACTACGCCCACGTCCTCCTCTTCGCCTTCCTCTACGGGGCCCTGAACGCCATGGACCTGCCCGTGCGCCAGAGCTTCACCGTGGAGCTGGCGGGGCGGGAACGCTACCCCGGGGCCATCGCCCTGAACTCCTTCGGCTTCAACCTGAGCCGCCTCCTGGGCCCGGCCCTTGCCGGCCTCCTCATCGCCCTCTTCGGGGTGGGGGTGGCCTACCTGGCCAACGCCCTCTCCTTCCTGCCCCTCCTCCTGGTCCTCCAGCGCCTCCCCGGGGGTCCGGCCGGGGAAGGGGGGGACGGCCGCTTTTGGCGGCAGGCGGGGGAGGGGGTGCGCTTCGTCCTGGACCACCCCCTGGTGCGCCGGGTGGTGGGCCTGGTCCTCTTCGCCACCCTCCTGGGCATGAACTTCCAGACCCTGGTCCCCGCCTACGCCCGGCTGGTCCTGGGGATGGAGGCCGCCGGCTACGGCCTTTTGCTCTCCAGCGTGGGCATGGGGGCCCTGGGGGCGGCTTTGGTCATGGCCTTCACGGGGCGGCCCAAGCCGGTGCGCCTCCTCCTCGGGGTCTTCCTCCTGGCCCTGGCCCACCTGGGCCTCTTCCTGCCCTACCCCGGCCTGGCCCCCCTCTTCCTCGCCCTGGGGGGGTTTGGCATGATCTCCGTGCTCATCAACGCCAACACCCTGGTGCAGCTCGCCGTGCCCGACCGCCTCAGGGGCCGGGTGATGGCGGTGTACAGCCTGGTGATGCTGGGTACCGGGCCCCTTGGGGCCTACCTCACCGGGCTTCTCTTTGAACTTCTCGGGGGGCGCTTGGCCGCCTTGGTCTTGGGAGGAGCGGTGCTGATGGTGGGGCTTTACCAGCTGCGCCCATGGCCTAAGGAACCCAGTCCTCCGGCCTAG
- a CDS encoding site-2 protease family protein — MFQRGLPLFRILGIPVHLDLSFLIILPLLAFLIGSNLPLYLRLFGLPPQEGLLEGARPFLLGLLAAIGLFLSVLLHELGHALAAHRFGIPTRRITLWLLGGVAQMERIPREPLKELWIALAGPAVSFALALFFHLARTEAGALGFLTHYLALINLMLGLFNLLPALPLDGGRVYRALLALRKPYLQATRQALALSQAVAWALGLFGLVVFNPFLVLIAFFVYMASRAEGEAALLAQALSGLKVKNLMTPNPLVIPPSLSVQEVLELALAHKVSGFPVVEEGRVLGVVGLEGLEGANPLAPVGHYLKEPLVLAPEEDALTALERMAERGYVRALVMEGDQLLGILSKTDLLRAFQIRVLGHPSP, encoded by the coding sequence ATGTTCCAGCGGGGTCTGCCCCTCTTCCGCATCCTGGGGATCCCGGTCCACCTGGACCTCTCCTTCCTGATCATCCTGCCTCTTTTGGCCTTCCTCATCGGCAGCAACCTGCCCCTTTACCTCAGGCTCTTCGGCCTGCCCCCCCAGGAAGGCCTCCTCGAGGGGGCAAGGCCCTTCCTCTTGGGCCTCCTGGCGGCCATAGGCCTCTTCCTCTCCGTGCTCCTCCACGAGCTGGGCCACGCCCTGGCGGCGCACCGCTTCGGCATCCCAACCCGGCGCATCACCCTCTGGCTCCTGGGGGGGGTGGCCCAGATGGAGCGCATCCCCCGGGAGCCCCTGAAGGAGCTCTGGATCGCCCTGGCGGGCCCGGCGGTGAGCTTCGCCCTGGCCCTCTTCTTCCACTTGGCCCGCACGGAGGCCGGGGCCTTGGGCTTCCTCACCCACTACCTGGCCCTGATCAACCTGATGCTGGGGCTTTTCAACCTCCTCCCCGCCCTACCCCTGGACGGGGGGCGGGTGTACCGGGCCCTCCTCGCCCTGCGCAAGCCCTACCTCCAGGCCACCCGGCAGGCCTTGGCCCTGAGCCAGGCGGTGGCCTGGGCCTTGGGGCTTTTCGGCCTTGTGGTCTTCAACCCCTTCCTGGTCCTGATTGCCTTTTTTGTGTACATGGCCTCGAGGGCCGAGGGGGAGGCTGCCCTCCTAGCCCAGGCCTTAAGCGGGCTCAAGGTCAAGAACCTCATGACCCCAAACCCCTTGGTCATCCCCCCCTCCCTTTCCGTCCAGGAGGTCCTGGAACTGGCCTTGGCACATAAGGTTTCCGGCTTCCCCGTGGTGGAGGAGGGGCGGGTTTTGGGGGTGGTGGGCCTCGAGGGGCTGGAGGGCGCCAACCCCCTGGCCCCGGTGGGCCACTACCTGAAAGAACCCCTGGTCCTTGCCCCCGAGGAGGACGCCCTCACCGCCCTGGAGCGGATGGCCGAGCGGGGGTATGTCCGGGCCCTGGTCATGGAAGGGGACCAACTTCTCGGCATCCTCAGCAAGACCGATCTCCTCAGGGCCTTCCAGATACGGGTGCTGGGACATCCCTCACCTTGA
- a CDS encoding TAXI family TRAP transporter solute-binding subunit, whose product MKRILILLGLAALGLALAQKPKVVIGTGSTGGVFFYYGTTLADILNKAGVAEAQPVQTGGSYDNLQLLRDRTGGGTYYCALTTTDSAYVAYTGEEPRFKDKPAKSQRVLFYMYPSFIHLVTTEKSGIKVVQDLKGKRVSTGQPGSSTENLALLVLQGAGVKPESFAKRERLPVAEGAKALAEGTLDAFFWVGGVPTSSIVELSQTLARKGDRIYLVPIDPKSTTAQVAMKKFPGLVDPYNVPKSVYNTRTDVPGLATGNIVVCPDTLPAEAGYAIMKAVFDNLDTLRTAVAAAKDTSLEATAKLFGRLPIPFHPGAERYLKEKGLIK is encoded by the coding sequence ATGAAGAGAATCCTTATCCTCCTCGGTTTGGCAGCCCTGGGCCTAGCCCTGGCCCAGAAGCCCAAGGTGGTCATCGGCACCGGCAGCACCGGGGGCGTCTTCTTCTACTACGGCACAACCCTGGCCGACATCTTGAACAAGGCCGGGGTGGCCGAGGCCCAGCCGGTGCAGACCGGGGGCTCCTACGACAACCTCCAGCTCCTGCGGGACCGCACCGGGGGCGGCACCTACTACTGCGCCCTCACCACCACCGACTCCGCCTACGTGGCCTACACCGGCGAGGAACCCCGCTTCAAGGACAAGCCCGCCAAGAGCCAGCGGGTTCTCTTCTACATGTACCCCTCCTTCATCCACCTGGTAACCACGGAAAAGTCCGGCATCAAGGTGGTGCAGGACCTTAAGGGCAAGCGGGTCTCCACGGGCCAGCCCGGCTCCAGCACGGAAAACCTGGCCCTTCTGGTGCTCCAGGGAGCGGGGGTGAAGCCCGAGAGCTTCGCCAAGCGGGAGCGCCTACCCGTGGCCGAGGGGGCCAAGGCCCTGGCCGAAGGCACCCTGGACGCCTTCTTCTGGGTGGGAGGCGTGCCCACCAGCTCCATCGTGGAGCTCTCCCAGACCCTGGCCCGCAAGGGGGACCGCATCTACCTGGTGCCCATCGACCCCAAGAGCACCACCGCCCAGGTGGCCATGAAGAAGTTCCCGGGCCTGGTGGACCCCTACAACGTGCCCAAGAGCGTTTACAACACCCGCACCGACGTGCCGGGGTTGGCCACGGGCAACATCGTGGTCTGCCCGGACACCCTTCCCGCGGAGGCGGGCTACGCCATCATGAAGGCGGTGTTTGACAACCTGGACACCCTGCGCACCGCCGTGGCCGCTGCCAAGGACACCAGCCTCGAGGCCACCGCCAAGCTCTTTGGCAGGCTCCCCATCCCCTTCCACCCCGGAGCCGAGCGCTACTTGAAGGAGAAGGGCCTCATCAAGTAG